The Heliomicrobium gestii genomic interval AAGAGAGACGAGGGATATGGAACTGCCGCGCCGTATTGGGTGGAGGCTCAGGAAAGCAGTGTATTTGGAAGGGGGGGAGTGCGATTAACAAATCAAATTAAAAAATAACATGCCACCCATACTTGAGATTGCGGTAATTAAAACAAACAAGGAGACGATGATGCCAGAAAAAGCAGTTCGATCGGTTTGGCTGTTAATGATCTGTTCGGCGACCATTTTGGCAATCACGATGGGCGCAAGGCAGTCTGTCGGGCTTTTTGTTTCACCCCTCCATAGCGCCACTGGATTGGGTATCGTCTCCATCAGTTTTGCTCTTGCTGTGGGGCAGTTCTTTTGGGGGTTGGCGCAACCCATTTTTGGCGCGATTGCTGACAAGAGGGGTTCCTACGGCGTTCTCATTATCGGGGCCTTTCTCCTGTCAGGGGGATTCCTTTTGACGCCTTTTGTGCAATCGGAATGGTCGCTCCTACTGACCATGGGCATATTGACGGCAGCAGGCGCAGGTGCAGGTAGTTTCTCGATTTTGATCGGCGCCACCGCCCAGCAGTTGCCGCCGGAGCGTCGTTCCTTTGCAGGCGGCTTTATCAATGCGGGCGGTTCCTTCGGGCAGTTTCTCTTCGCGCCGCTTTTGCAAGCCATCATCAGTGGATTCGGCTGGGTCGCGGCCATGTTCACCATGGCGGCTGCAACACTGCTGACCATTCCCCTAGCGTCGCTGCTGCGCGGCGCTCCGCCAGCCGGAAGCGCCGACAAGGCTGGGCGAGATGCAGGAGGGCTGGCGCGGCAGATCCGTCAAGCCATGGCGAACCCGAGCTACATATGTTTGCACGCGGGATTTTTTACATGTGGCTTTCATATCGCCTTTCTGGTCACCCATCTGCCGGGAGAAGTGGCGCTGTCGGGGCACTCTGCCAGCGTGTCTGCCGCCTCCTTATCGATCATCGGTTTATTCAACATCGCAGGCAGCCTATTTGCCGGAATGCTCGGCGCGCGTTACCGGATGAAATACATCCTCGCGGCCATGTATGGCAGCCGTGCCGTGATGATCGGGCTGTATCTGCTGGCGCCCAAAACACCGTTGACCTTTTATATCTTTGCCGCCTCTCTGGGGTTTACGTGGCTGGCCACCGTGCCGCCAACGGCGGGGCTGGTAGGGAAACTCTTTGGCACAAAATACTTGGCGACACTCTTTGGGTTGACTTTGCTCACCCACCAGATCGGGGGTTTTTTAGGCGCATGGCTTGGCGGCCTGGCCATCAACCATGATGGAAACTACCTCTGGATGTGGTACGCCGATATCCTGTTGGCCTCGGCGGCTGCGCTGGTTAATCTTCCGATAGGCGAGGAAAAATGAAAGCAGAACCTACATTAATGGGGGTAAGGTAAAATGAGCATTTTTGGGTTGACAAAGGGCACTGATTTTGAAAATGAGATTGAGAAAAATCAAAACGGGGAGACACAGGGAGCGGTCATGTATGCTGC includes:
- a CDS encoding MFS transporter, with protein sequence MGARQSVGLFVSPLHSATGLGIVSISFALAVGQFFWGLAQPIFGAIADKRGSYGVLIIGAFLLSGGFLLTPFVQSEWSLLLTMGILTAAGAGAGSFSILIGATAQQLPPERRSFAGGFINAGGSFGQFLFAPLLQAIISGFGWVAAMFTMAAATLLTIPLASLLRGAPPAGSADKAGRDAGGLARQIRQAMANPSYICLHAGFFTCGFHIAFLVTHLPGEVALSGHSASVSAASLSIIGLFNIAGSLFAGMLGARYRMKYILAAMYGSRAVMIGLYLLAPKTPLTFYIFAASLGFTWLATVPPTAGLVGKLFGTKYLATLFGLTLLTHQIGGFLGAWLGGLAINHDGNYLWMWYADILLASAAALVNLPIGEEK